A DNA window from Shewanella baltica contains the following coding sequences:
- a CDS encoding DUF4113 domain-containing protein — translation MTVLEGVNSRYRRNALFMSGHSIEHKLVMRRELLMPQYATTWNCAPEAKC, via the coding sequence ATGACTGTTCTTGAAGGCGTTAACTCCCGCTATAGGCGCAATGCTTTGTTTATGTCTGGACATAGTATTGAGCATAAGTTGGTCATGCGAAGGGAGTTACTGATGCCGCAATACGCCACAACCTGGAACTGTGCTCCGGAGGCTAAGTGCTAA